The following proteins come from a genomic window of Trifolium pratense cultivar HEN17-A07 linkage group LG4, ARS_RC_1.1, whole genome shotgun sequence:
- the LOC123920866 gene encoding cysteine proteinase inhibitor 1-like: MKLQLLVLVLVFLMASATSMEYYDCCDGCCGCWYPIKDINDPQVIEIANFIVTEINKQIGATLKFKKVIKGISQDVAGTNYRLIISTTNFIPNVYDDVVYECTWEHVYDAVVYDCPWLHVRKLTKFVPVKHH, encoded by the coding sequence ATGAAACTCCAATTGCTTGTTCTAGTCCTTGTTTTTCTGATGGCCTCTGCAACCTCAATGGAATATTATGATTGTTGTGATGGTTGTTGTGGTTGTTGGTATCCAATCAAAGATATCAATGATCCACAAGTGATTGAAATCGCCAATTTTATTGTTACTGAAATTAACAAACAAATCGGAGCaacgttgaaatttaaaaaagtcATCAAAGGGATATCCCAGGATGTCGCCGGCACGAACTACCGCCTCATTATTTCCACTACCAATTTTATTCCTAACGTTTATGACGATGTTGTCTATGAATGTACATGGGAGCACGTTTATGACGCTGTTGTCTATGATTGTCCATGGTTGCATGTGAGGAAACTCACAAAATTTGTACCAGTTAAGCATCActag
- the LOC123924739 gene encoding chlorophyll a-b binding protein 3, chloroplastic yields the protein MATQALVSSSSLTFAAEAVRQSFGARSLPSSIGSSRKGSFVVKATATPPVKQGGANRPLWFASKQSLSYLDGSLPGDYGFDPLGLSDPEGTGGFIEPRWLAYGEIINGRYAMLGAVGAIAPEILGKAGLIPQETALAWFQTGVIPPAGTYNYWADNYTLFVLELALMGFAEHRRFQDWYNPGSMGKQYFLGLEKGLGGSGEPAYPGGPFFNPLGFGKDEKSLKELKLKEVKNGRLAMLAILGYFVQGLVTGVGPYQNLLDHLADPVNNNILTSLKFH from the exons ATGGCTACACAAGCTCTAGTGTCGTCATCATCTCTTACCTTTGCAGCTGAAGCTGTGAGACAGAGTTTTGGAGCAAGATCACTCCCTTCTTCAATTGGGTCTTCTAGAAAAGGTTCCTTTGTTGTCAAGGCAACTGCTACTCCTCCTGTCAAG CAAGGTGGAGCAAATAGGCCTTTGTGGTTTGCATCAAAGCAAAGTCTTTCTTACTTGGACGGCAG CCTTCCAGGTGACTATGGATTTGATCCTCTAGGACTTTCAGATCCAGAAGGAACAGGAGGTTTCATTGAGCCAAGATGGCTAGCATACGGCGAGATAATCAATGGTCGCTACGCAATGTTGGGAGCAGTAGGAGCAATAGCACCTGAAATCCTCGGCAAAGCCGGTTTAATTCCACAAGAAACCGCTCTCGCTTGGTTCCAAACCGGTGTTATTCCACCAGCAGGAACATACAACTACTGGGCAGACAATTACACACTCTTTGTCTTAGAACTGGCACTTATGGGATTTGCAGAACATAGAAGATTCCAAGATTGGTATAACCCTGGTTCCATGGGAAAACAATACTTCTTAGGACTTGAAAAAGGTCTTGGTGGTTCTGGTGAACCAGCTTACCCTGGTGGACCTTTCTTTAACCCTCTTGGTTTTGGTAAAGATGAGAAATCATTGAAAGAGTTAAAGCTGAAAGAAGTTAAGAATGGAAGGTTAGCTATGTTGGCAATATTGGGTTACTTTGTTCAAGGTCTTGTTACAGGTGTTGGACCATATCAAAACCTTTTAGATCATTTGGCTGATCCTGTCAACAACAACATCTTGACCAGTCTCAAGTTCCACTAA
- the LOC123920867 gene encoding cysteine proteinase inhibitor 1-like, with protein MKLQLLVLVLVFLMASATSMEDYDCCDGCCGCWYPIKDINDPQVIEIANFIVTEINKQIGATLKFKKVIKGQSQNVAGTNYRLIISTTNFIPNVYDDVVYECPWEHVYDAVVYDCPWLHVRKLTKFVPVKHR; from the coding sequence ATGAAACTCCAATTGCTTGTTCTAGTCCTTGTTTTTCTGATGGCCTCTGCAACCTCAATGGAAGATTATGATTGTTGTGATGGTTGTTGTGGTTGTTGGTATCCAATCAAAGATATCAATGATCCACAAGTGATTGAAATCGCCAATTTTATTGTTACTGAAATTAACAAACAAATCGGAGCaacgttgaaatttaaaaaagtcATCAAAGGGCAATCCCAGAATGTCGCCGGCACGAACTACCGCCTCATTATTTCCACTACCAATTTTATTCCTAACGTTTATGACGATGTTGTCTATGAATGTCCATGGGAGCACGTTTATGACGCTGTTGTCTATGATTGTCCATGGTTGCATGTGAGGAAACTCACAAAATTTGTACCAGTTAAGCATCGCtag
- the LOC123921727 gene encoding N-alpha-acetyltransferase 50: protein MGVGREVSISLDGVRDKNIMQLKKLNIALFPVRYNDKYYADALASAEFTKLAYYSDICVGAIACRLEKKEGGGQVRVYIMTLGVLAPYRGLGIGTRLLNHVLDLCSKQNISEVYLHVQTNNEDAINFYKKFEFEITETIQNYYTNITPPDCYVLTRHIAPSTTKK from the exons ATGGGAGTTGGTCGTGAAGTATCAATCTCACTTGATGGAGTGAGAGATAAGAACATTATGCAACTCAAGAAGCTCAATATTGCTCTTTTCCCTGTTCGTTACAATGACAAATACTATGCTGATGCTCTTGCTTCTGCTGAATTCACTAAACTAG CTTACTACAGTGACATTTGTGTTGGTGCAATTGCGTGTCGGCTTGAGAAGAAGGAAGGTGGGGGGCAAGTTCGGGTTTACATCATGACTTTGGGTGTTTTAGCGCCTTACCGTGGACTTGGTATTG GAACAAGGCTGCTGAATCATGTTCTTGATCTTTGCTCGAAGCAGAACATTTCTGAAGTTTACTTGCATGTGCAGACAAACAATGAAGATGCCATTAACTTTTATAAGAAGTTTGAGTTTGAAATTACAGAAACAATCCAGAACTATTATACAAACATCACACCACCAGACTGCTATGTTCTTACGAGGCACATAGCTCCTAGCACAACAAAGAAATAA
- the LOC123921380 gene encoding transmembrane 9 superfamily member 12-like, which produces MELATMRMRNPLIWWICIFVVVAFVRISNAFYLPGSYMHTYSNGDSIYAKVNSLTSIETELPFSYYSLPYCKPLGGIKKSAENLGELLMGDQIDNSPYLFKMNVNESTYLCTTPPLNEHEVKLLKQRSRDLYQVNMILDNLPVMRFASQNGVKIQWTGFPIGYTPSDGSVDYIINHLKFTVLVHEYEGNGVEIIGTGEEGMGVIAESDKKKESGFEIVGFHVVPCSVKRDPEVMTKLHMYDNISSINCPSELDKYQPIKEQERISFTYEVEFVKSDIRWPSRWDAYLKMEGSRVHWFSILNSLMVIFFLAGIVFVIFLRTVRRDLARYEELDKETQAQMNEELSGWKLVVGDVFREPCCSNLLCVMVGDGVQILGMAAVTIVFAALGFMSPASRGMLLTGMIILYLFLGIASGYVSVRLSRTIKGTSEGWKSISWFAACFFPGIAFSILTALNFVLWGSNSTGALPISLFFELFFLWFCISVPLTLIGGFLGTKAEQIEYPVRTNQIPREIPARKYPSWLLVLGAGTLPFGTLFIELFFILSSIWLGRFYYVFGFLLVVLLLLTIVCAEVSVVLTYMHLCVEDWRWWWKAFYASGSVALYVFLYSINYLVFDLQSLSGPISAILYIGYSLLMAIAIMLSTGTIGFLVSFYFVHYLFSSVKID; this is translated from the coding sequence ATGGAATTAGCAACTATGAGAATGAGAAACCCTTTGATCTGGTGGATTTGTATTTTCGTTGTCGTTGCGTTTGTTCGAATTAGTAATGCTTTTTATTTACCTGGAAGTTACATGCATACTTATTCAAATGGAGATTCAATATATGCAAAAGTTAATTCATTGACTTCTATCGAAACCGAGCTTCCGTTTAGTTACTATAGTTTGCCTTATTGCAAGCCTCTCGGCGGTATTAAGAAGAGTGCCGAGAATCTTGGTGAACTTCTTATGGGAGATCAGATCGATAACTCTCCGTACCTTTTCAAAATGAATGTTAATGAGTCAACTTATCTATGTACTACTCCGCCGTTAAATGAGCATGAGGTTAAGCTGTTGAAACAGAGAAGTCGCGATCTCTATCAAGTAAATATGATTCTTGACAATTTGCCTGTTATGAGGTTTGCTAGTCAAAATGGGGTGAAGATTCAGTGGACGGGGTTTCCTATTGGGTATACACCGTCTGATGGAAGTGTTGATTACATTATTAACCATCTTAAGTTTACGGTTTTGGTTCATGAATATGAAGGAAATGGTGTTGAGATTATCGGTACTGGGGAGGAAGGTATGGGTGTTATTGCTGAAAGTGATAAGAAGAAGGAATCTGGTTTTGAAATTGTTGGTTTTCATGTCGTTCCGTGTAGTGTCAAACGCGATCCTGAAGTCATGACAAAGCTCCATATGTATGATAATATCTCTTCGATAAACTGTCCCTCTGAGTTGGACAAGTATCAACCTATAAAAGAGCAAGAGAGGATATCATTTACATATGAAGTTGAATTTGTGAAAAGCGATATAAGATGGCCGTCTCGTTGGGATGCTTATTTAAAAATGGAGGGTTCCCGGGTACATTGGTTTTCAATCCTAAATTCACTTATGGTGATTTTTTTCTTAGCAGGTATTGTTTTTGTCATTTTCTTAAGAACAGTGAGAAGGGACTTGGCGAGGTATGAAGAATTGGACAAAGAGACACAGGCACAGATGAATGAGGAGCTTTCTGGATGGAAGCTTGTTGTGGGTGATGTATTTAGGGAACCTTGTTGCTCGAATCTCCTCTGTGTGATGGTTGGAGATGGGGTTCAGATTCTTGGAATGGCTGCTGTTACTATTGTTTTCGCAGCCTTGGGTTTCATGTCACCAGCTTCCCGGGGAATGCTACTAACAGGGATGATAATTTTATATCTTTTCCTGGGGATTGCTTCCGGATATGTTAGTGTACGTCTTTCGAGGACCATTAAGGGAACTTCAGAAGGGTGGAAATCGATTTCCTGGTTTGCTGCATGCTTCTTTCCGGGAATTGCTTTTTCGATTCTTACAGCACTGAATTTTGTTCTCTGGGGTAGCAACAGTACTGGCGCTCTTCCCATTTCCTTGTTTTTTGAGTTGTTCTTCCTCTGGTTTTGCATTTCGGTGCCACTCACCCTCATTGGAGGATTTCTGGGGACAAAAGCTGAGCAAATTGAATATCCCGTGCGAACTAACCAGATTCCAAGAGAAATTCCTGCACGTAAATATCCATCATGGCTTCTTGTTCTCGGTGCCGGAACACTTCCATTTGGAACCCTTTTCATTGAGCTTTTCTTTATCCTTTCTAGTATCTGGCTTGGGAGGTTCTACTATGTATTTGGTTTCCTGTTGGTTGTGCTTTTATTGTTGACTATTGTTTGTGCTGAAGTTTCAGTGGTCCTCACATACATGCATCTCTGTGTTGAAGATTGGCGGTGGTGGTGGAAGGCATTCTATGCATCAGGCTCTGTTGCTCTTTATGTCTTTTTGTACTCCATTAACTACTTGGTTTTCGACCTGCAGAGTTTGAGTGGACCTATCTCTGCTATACTTTATATTGGCTATTCGCTCCTCATGGCAATTGCAATCATGCTGTCAACTGGAACTATTGGCTTCCTTGTCTCATTCTACTTTGTGCATTACTTGTTCTCATCCGTAAAGATAGATTAA